One Ornithorhynchus anatinus isolate Pmale09 chromosome 2, mOrnAna1.pri.v4, whole genome shotgun sequence DNA segment encodes these proteins:
- the TRIM72 gene encoding tripartite motif-containing protein 72, producing MMPRAGTRTAPWELNRFLLLGPTNRGSAMSAAPALMQGMYQELSCPLCLKLFESPVTAECGHSFCRSCLARLPQDPQAGGTPCPSCQAPTRPEGLSTNQQLARLVESLAQVPQGHCEEHLDPLSVYCEQDRVLICGVCASLGKHRGHSVVTASEAHQRMKKQLPQQRLQLQEACMRKEKSVALLDRQLAEVEETVRQFQKAVGEQLGVMRAFLSALEKTLGQEASRVTGEAGTALQGERRGLASYLEQLRQMEKVLDEVTDQPQTEFLRKYCLVTSRLQKILAESPPAARLDIQLPIISDDFKFQVWRKMFRALMPALEELTFDPATAHPSLVVSPSGLRVECVEQKAPPPGDDPQQFDKVMGVVSHQLLSEGEHYWEVDVGDKPRWGLGLISAEAGRRGKLHPIPSQGFWLLGFRDGKVYEAHVESKEPKVLKVEGRPTRIGIYLSFQDGVLSFHDASDPDNLAPLFSFRERLPGPVYPFFDVCWHDKGKNAQPLVLVRQEE from the exons TTCTCTTGCTGGGACCCACTAATCGAG GTTCGGCCATGTCAGCCGCCCCGGCCCTGATGCAGGGCATGTACCAGGAGCTGTCCTGCCCACTCTGCCTCAAGCTCTTTGAGTCCCCTGTCACGGCCGAATGTGGGCACAGCTTCTGCCGGAGCTGCCTGGCTCGCCTGCCCCAGGACCCCCAGGCCGGGGGCACCCCTTGCCCCTCCTGCCAGGCGCCCACCCGGCCTGAGGGGCTCAGCACCAACCAGCAGCTGGCACGACTGGTGGAGAGCCTGGCCCAGGTGCCACAGGGGCACTGTGAAGAGCACCTGGACCCGCTGAGCGTCTACTGCGAGCAGGACAGGGTGCTGATCTGCGGGGTCTGTGCCTCGCTGGGGAAGCACCGGGGTCACAGTGTGGTGACCGCCTCTGAGGCCCATCAGAGGATGAAG AAGCAGCTCCCGCAGCAGAGACTGCAGCTTCAGGAGGCTTGTATGCGCAAAGAGAAGAGCGTGGCCCTTCTGGACCGGCAGCTGGCTGAGGTGGAG GAGACAGTGAGGCAGTTCCAGAAGGCCGTAGGGGAGCAGCTGGGGGTGATGCGGGCCTTCCTGTCGGCGCTGGAGAAAACCCTGGGGCAGGAGGCCTCCCGGGTGACCGGGGAGGCTGGGACTGCCCTTCAGGGGGAGCGCAGGGGCCTGGCCTCCTACCTGGAACAGCTGCGCCAGATGGAGAAAGTGCTGGACGAGGTCACGGACCAGCCCCAGACCGAGTTTCTTCGG aaATATTGCCTGGTGACCAGCAG GCTGCAGAAGATCCTGGCTGAGTCACCTCCGGCAGCCCGCCTGGATATCCAGTTGCCCATCATCTCCGACGATTTCAAATTCCAGGTCTGGAGGAAGATGTTCCGGGCCCTGATGCCAG cccTGGAGGAGCTCACCTTCGACCCCGCTACAGCCCATCCCAGCCTGGTGGTCTCGCCCTCGGGCCTTCGGGTGGAGTGCGTGGAGCAGAAGGCCCCCCCGCCAGGGGACGACCCCCAGCAGTTCGACAAGGTCATGGGGGTCGTCTCTCACCAGCTGCTGTCCGAGGGCGAACACTACTGGGAGGTGGACGTAGGGGACAAGCcccgctgggggctggggctgatcTCCGCGGAGGCCGGGCGCCGGGGCAagctccatcccatcccctcccagGGTTTCTGGCTGCTCGGCTTCCGGGACGGGAAGGTGTACGAGGCCCACGTGGAGAGCAAGGAGCCCAAGGTTCTCAAGGTGGAGGGCAGGCCCACTCGGATCGGGATCTACCTGAGCTTCCAGGACGGGGTGCTGAGTTTCCACGACGCCAGCGACCCGGACAACCTggccccccttttctccttccgcGAGCGGCTACCCGGCCCCGTCTACCCCTTCTTTGACGTCTGCTGGCACGACAAGGGCAAGAACGCGCAGCCCCTGGTGCTGGTGCGGCAGGAGGAGTGA